In Halovivax gelatinilyticus, the following are encoded in one genomic region:
- a CDS encoding MATE family efflux transporter has translation MLDVDRDDITNGPILTTLLVLATPLLVQNVVQVIQQLVDTLWLGRHEDSVEAIAAVGLNFPVVTLLSVAVIGAMVGTQVLVAQRVGAENERAGRRAAVNGTLLGIGVGLATGLAVFVLAAEIMSIFGAGELTTAYAAEYLAVYALFLPILAGSDVIEGSFVGWGDARAALYINLLAVFVNVVLDPFLIFGWGPFPEFGVAGAALATGIGYGCGFVLGLSMFVAGRNGFVLTRDVVVLNRSDCREIVDIGWPTAGQHGVSQLARVVMIWIVAAVGGAVALAAYTIGARVASVAFVPAMGLQKAAQSMVGQNLGAGRPDRARRTTWIGVGVAAVALSIVAAVQIALPETISWFVMPDADPAEIELAAEYLVIVAIGYWAIGATYLLQAGFNGARRTRTSMVASLAQYWAVRLPVAAVLAYPLGWDVQGVFWAVTISNVVTAIGLGLYYYYETNDGMNQRAVAAATAD, from the coding sequence ATGCTAGACGTCGACCGCGATGACATCACGAACGGACCGATCCTGACGACCCTGCTGGTGCTCGCCACGCCGCTTCTCGTACAGAACGTCGTCCAGGTGATCCAGCAGCTGGTGGATACGCTCTGGCTCGGTCGACACGAAGACAGCGTCGAGGCCATCGCCGCGGTCGGCCTGAACTTTCCGGTGGTGACGCTACTTTCCGTGGCCGTCATCGGAGCGATGGTCGGCACGCAGGTGCTCGTCGCCCAGCGCGTCGGCGCCGAAAACGAACGCGCCGGACGCCGCGCGGCCGTCAACGGGACGCTGCTTGGCATCGGCGTCGGGCTCGCGACCGGTCTCGCGGTGTTCGTCCTGGCCGCAGAGATCATGTCGATCTTCGGCGCGGGCGAACTCACGACCGCGTACGCGGCGGAGTATCTCGCCGTCTACGCCCTGTTCTTGCCGATTCTCGCCGGTAGCGACGTCATCGAAGGGAGCTTCGTCGGCTGGGGAGACGCCCGGGCCGCCCTCTACATCAACCTCCTCGCCGTCTTCGTCAACGTCGTCCTCGATCCGTTCTTGATCTTCGGCTGGGGGCCGTTCCCCGAATTCGGCGTCGCCGGCGCCGCGCTCGCGACCGGCATCGGCTACGGCTGCGGCTTCGTCCTCGGGCTGTCGATGTTCGTCGCCGGCAGAAACGGGTTCGTGCTCACCCGCGACGTCGTGGTCCTAAACCGGAGCGATTGCCGGGAGATCGTCGACATCGGCTGGCCGACGGCCGGCCAGCACGGCGTCAGCCAGCTCGCACGCGTCGTCATGATCTGGATCGTCGCCGCCGTCGGCGGGGCGGTCGCGCTCGCCGCCTACACCATCGGAGCTCGCGTCGCCAGCGTGGCGTTCGTCCCCGCGATGGGGCTGCAAAAGGCCGCCCAGAGCATGGTCGGCCAGAACCTCGGTGCCGGTCGACCCGACCGCGCTCGCCGGACGACCTGGATCGGCGTCGGGGTGGCCGCCGTCGCGTTATCGATCGTCGCCGCGGTTCAGATCGCCCTCCCCGAGACCATCTCCTGGTTCGTCATGCCCGACGCGGACCCGGCCGAGATCGAACTCGCCGCCGAGTACCTCGTCATCGTCGCGATCGGCTACTGGGCGATCGGCGCGACGTACCTCCTCCAGGCCGGATTCAACGGCGCGCGCCGCACCCGAACCAGCATGGTCGCCTCGCTCGCCCAGTACTGGGCGGTCCGCCTGCCGGTCGCGGCGGTGCTCGCGTACCCGCTCGGCTGGGACGTACAGGGCGTCTTCTGGGCGGTGACCATCTCGAACGTCGTCACGGCGATCGGGCTGGGGCTGTACTACTACTACGAGACGAACGACGGGATGAACCAGCGAGCGGTCGCCGCCGCGACGGCGGACTGA
- a CDS encoding tetratricopeptide repeat protein, which produces MVGAIPAEHTRTIIKRIEILERLCRSSAHIRDLVADTGQSRATINRAVNDLEAIDLVERSDGGVSVTVAGRLVYDHLEAFLETFEDILAAKTVLDPIPAGAEIDPALVARGEAILAGDPSPYRPLERSIDTLAEATEYRALIPTLEDPRHVRLLYEHVITDGHRADLVVTPDVFDTFTQEFPRRMAAMGETDDFSVAVGSVPPFGVSLFELESAEGGAESSTTVHLATFTDQGTLYGLLVNDAVPAVRWGETTFDRYRSEATDRTSALWPDDQNAFESGDATEFATIGRTLPGSLDHEGFSRIDASYFLNEPVADPSTAWRAGLSLTEVHTGYAISRPKEAGESSRAGDDSPDTPDQDVAASLTASLLAGENQVLLGPPGSGKSTLCKQIACDWYDDDHGPVYYRESDRGRSFTAVDELVETVTNGDGHALVVVEDAIRPNADSIFDAVDRLEATDDVSVLLDAREHEWRDRFEPAATTSEFAVTHVPPLSERDCSRLVEHFERTANRSVDVPTDELWAAVSDESATEGSTHELLRVIHRLATYADPLADGPTALEDAVSDVYDALHGDDLALSVGILVNVLNAAGVGVERGLLYTVGDPTQFDAIDAVLERLEGRVLFPRSDGRYRAVHEEWSTAFLAHLASVESEEIAARRFGSAVSELLSFADSEYQRKAIASHLDQQRALETPLEDPESWADSLVAAVYDLGRERATLAPLFGDGDHDEIELPAACAASTREDRPIWLGKLFLAGGYYDRAERAFERVGDESISRAGERRLGVARVSIERGAYDEAIDHCRACLSVIDEDDPENAVLRARAQLRLGEIQTERGSFDEAERNFERAVTVFRASGRRRWEARTHRQIGNIATKRGAFDRATEFYESSLELLTELGDRRGQAETINSMGNVAWKRGSFDRAAECFERNLDHMKALGDRHGVALALNSLGVIEGQRGKYERAQKLYEESLERSEQLGDRHGVAKCLHNLGHLETQRNNFDRAIEYYERSLERKEELGDRPRLSSTLNNIGTVEGRRGNFERAGAMHERVLEIRREHENRHGEASCLHNIGEVEFRLGSLDRAFECYERSLEIYDALDDQRGIARTYNNLGLIALRRGTDEQAEHYSEKGRERATAIEDPEQIALSHLCLSEVERRTGAIDRAGDHLEAALDAIENEDGILSLRVRLSHADLERARGEVERAESIARDVRERAASIDATYWVARADHVLGRIAFDAGTVEVAREYAISALERFEAMGAIHDAFVTLETLVDADVDWADSETYDERARALLAGAPDEVVERHEAWLSEH; this is translated from the coding sequence ATGGTGGGGGCAATTCCGGCCGAGCACACGAGAACGATCATCAAACGGATCGAGATACTCGAGCGACTCTGTAGGTCGTCAGCTCACATTCGCGACCTCGTGGCCGATACGGGCCAGTCGAGAGCGACCATCAACAGGGCCGTAAACGACCTCGAGGCGATCGACCTCGTCGAACGCAGTGACGGCGGCGTCAGCGTGACGGTCGCTGGCCGACTCGTCTACGATCACCTCGAGGCGTTCCTGGAAACGTTCGAGGACATCCTGGCGGCCAAGACCGTCCTCGATCCGATTCCCGCCGGCGCGGAGATCGATCCCGCACTCGTCGCCCGCGGCGAGGCGATTCTCGCGGGCGACCCGTCCCCGTATCGACCGCTCGAACGGAGTATCGATACGCTGGCCGAGGCGACGGAGTATCGTGCGCTCATCCCCACGCTCGAGGACCCGCGACACGTACGCCTGCTCTACGAACACGTCATCACCGACGGTCATCGCGCCGACCTGGTCGTGACGCCGGACGTGTTCGACACGTTCACGCAGGAGTTTCCGCGGCGGATGGCGGCGATGGGCGAAACGGACGACTTCTCGGTCGCCGTCGGTTCCGTTCCACCCTTCGGAGTGAGCCTCTTCGAACTGGAATCGGCCGAGGGAGGGGCAGAATCCAGCACCACCGTCCACCTGGCCACATTTACCGACCAGGGGACGCTGTACGGGCTTCTCGTCAACGATGCAGTTCCGGCCGTCCGATGGGGCGAAACGACCTTCGACCGGTACAGGTCCGAGGCGACGGATCGAACGAGTGCGCTGTGGCCCGACGACCAAAACGCGTTCGAATCCGGTGATGCGACCGAGTTCGCCACGATCGGCCGGACCCTCCCCGGCTCCCTAGACCACGAGGGATTCTCCCGAATCGACGCCTCGTACTTTCTGAACGAACCGGTTGCCGATCCGTCGACGGCCTGGCGAGCCGGACTGTCGCTCACCGAAGTGCACACCGGATACGCAATCTCGAGACCGAAAGAAGCGGGAGAATCATCCCGGGCGGGCGACGACTCACCGGATACCCCGGACCAGGACGTGGCAGCGTCGCTCACCGCGAGCTTGCTGGCCGGTGAGAATCAGGTCCTCCTCGGACCGCCCGGCTCGGGAAAGAGTACGCTCTGTAAACAGATCGCGTGCGACTGGTACGACGACGATCACGGCCCCGTCTACTACCGCGAGAGCGATCGCGGTCGATCGTTTACGGCCGTCGACGAACTCGTCGAAACCGTCACGAACGGTGACGGACACGCGCTCGTCGTCGTCGAAGACGCGATTCGTCCGAACGCCGACTCCATTTTCGACGCGGTCGACCGGCTCGAGGCGACCGACGACGTCTCCGTCCTGCTCGACGCTCGCGAACACGAGTGGCGCGATCGGTTCGAGCCGGCGGCGACGACGAGCGAGTTCGCGGTGACACACGTCCCGCCACTGAGCGAACGTGACTGTTCCAGACTCGTCGAACACTTCGAGCGAACGGCGAATCGATCCGTCGACGTCCCGACCGACGAGCTGTGGGCGGCGGTCAGCGACGAGTCAGCCACCGAGGGCTCGACCCACGAGCTGCTCCGGGTAATACACCGGCTGGCCACCTATGCAGATCCGCTGGCCGACGGGCCAACCGCGCTCGAAGACGCAGTTTCCGACGTCTACGATGCGTTGCACGGAGACGACCTCGCGCTCTCGGTCGGTATCCTCGTAAACGTCCTCAACGCAGCCGGCGTCGGCGTCGAACGGGGACTCCTCTACACCGTGGGCGATCCGACGCAGTTCGACGCCATCGATGCGGTTCTGGAGCGTCTCGAAGGGCGAGTCCTCTTTCCGCGTTCGGACGGACGGTACCGGGCGGTCCACGAGGAGTGGTCGACGGCGTTTCTCGCCCACCTGGCCAGCGTAGAAAGTGAGGAGATCGCCGCACGACGCTTCGGTAGTGCGGTGAGCGAACTGCTTTCGTTCGCAGACAGCGAGTATCAACGGAAGGCGATCGCGAGTCACCTCGATCAGCAGCGGGCGCTGGAGACGCCGCTCGAAGACCCGGAATCGTGGGCAGATTCGCTCGTAGCGGCGGTATACGACCTGGGAAGAGAGCGAGCGACGCTCGCACCGCTGTTCGGCGATGGGGACCACGACGAGATCGAACTCCCGGCGGCGTGTGCGGCTTCGACGCGCGAGGACCGACCGATCTGGCTCGGAAAGCTGTTTCTCGCCGGCGGCTACTACGACCGAGCTGAGCGTGCCTTCGAACGAGTGGGCGACGAATCGATCAGCCGCGCCGGCGAACGACGCCTGGGGGTAGCTCGCGTCTCCATCGAACGCGGCGCGTACGACGAGGCCATCGATCACTGTCGAGCGTGTCTGTCCGTGATCGACGAGGACGATCCGGAGAACGCAGTGCTTCGGGCGCGGGCGCAACTTCGTCTCGGCGAGATCCAGACGGAACGGGGTTCGTTCGACGAGGCCGAACGGAATTTCGAACGCGCGGTAACGGTGTTCCGTGCCAGCGGACGCCGTCGCTGGGAAGCGAGAACCCACCGACAGATCGGCAATATCGCGACGAAACGGGGAGCGTTCGATCGAGCGACCGAGTTCTACGAATCGAGTCTCGAACTACTAACGGAACTCGGCGACCGTCGCGGCCAGGCCGAAACCATCAATTCGATGGGGAATGTGGCCTGGAAACGAGGATCGTTCGATCGGGCGGCCGAGTGCTTCGAACGAAATCTCGATCACATGAAAGCGCTCGGCGATCGCCACGGCGTGGCACTGGCGCTGAACAGCCTCGGCGTTATCGAGGGCCAGCGTGGAAAGTACGAACGAGCCCAGAAGTTGTACGAAGAAAGTCTCGAACGCAGCGAGCAACTCGGCGATCGCCACGGCGTGGCAAAGTGTCTGCACAACCTCGGACACCTCGAGACGCAGCGAAACAACTTCGACCGGGCCATCGAGTACTACGAACGGAGCCTCGAGCGAAAGGAAGAACTCGGCGATCGACCGCGGCTGTCGTCGACGCTCAACAATATCGGCACGGTCGAAGGGCGACGCGGTAATTTCGAACGCGCCGGAGCAATGCACGAACGGGTCCTCGAGATCAGGCGGGAACACGAAAACCGCCACGGCGAAGCCTCCTGCCTTCACAACATCGGAGAGGTCGAATTTCGTCTCGGATCGCTCGATCGAGCGTTCGAGTGCTACGAGCGGAGTCTCGAGATATACGACGCCCTCGACGACCAGCGCGGTATCGCCCGGACGTACAACAATCTCGGCCTGATCGCCCTGCGACGAGGGACGGACGAGCAGGCAGAACACTACAGCGAAAAAGGCCGGGAACGCGCAACGGCGATCGAGGATCCCGAACAGATCGCCCTGAGCCACCTCTGTCTGAGCGAAGTAGAACGTCGAACTGGTGCAATCGATCGAGCCGGAGACCACCTCGAAGCGGCACTCGACGCCATCGAGAACGAAGACGGTATCCTCTCGCTCCGGGTTCGACTGTCCCACGCCGACCTCGAACGCGCTCGCGGCGAAGTCGAGCGAGCGGAATCGATCGCGCGAGACGTTCGCGAACGAGCGGCGTCGATAGATGCGACCTACTGGGTCGCCCGGGCAGACCACGTGTTGGGACGGATCGCGTTCGACGCCGGGACCGTCGAAGTCGCGCGTGAATACGCAATTTCGGCGCTGGAACGCTTCGAAGCGATGGGAGCGATTCACGACGCGTTCGTAACGCTCGAGACGCTCGTCGACGCGGACGTCGACTGGGCCGATTCGGAGACCTACGACGAACGTGCGAGAGCGCTACTGGCTGGAGCGCCCGACGAGGTCGTCGAACGCCACGAAGCGTGGCTGTCTGAGCACTGA
- a CDS encoding HAD family hydrolase, which yields MTAVLFDMDGVLVDSEDYWVEFEATELFPDAVPDHDVDLNETSGMNFREIYDYLDDEYGTAISREEWIDRFDEMARDVYTEEVSLLSGLPDLLAALDERNVTVAVVSSSPRAWISLVLDRFDLADEFDAVVSADDIDAASKPAPDVYEHAASVVGEPTADCVAVEDSENGIEAADRAGTTVVAYRIDAHGDLEYERADAVVDDPGELRETVFELSTSDGR from the coding sequence ATGACCGCCGTACTCTTCGACATGGACGGCGTCCTCGTCGACAGCGAGGACTACTGGGTCGAGTTCGAGGCGACCGAACTCTTTCCCGACGCCGTTCCGGATCACGACGTCGACCTGAACGAAACCTCGGGAATGAACTTTCGCGAGATCTACGACTACCTCGACGACGAGTACGGGACGGCCATCTCGCGCGAGGAGTGGATCGATCGGTTCGACGAGATGGCCCGGGACGTCTACACCGAGGAAGTCTCGCTCCTTTCCGGCCTCCCGGACCTGCTCGCCGCCCTCGACGAGCGAAACGTGACGGTCGCGGTCGTCTCTTCCTCACCGCGGGCGTGGATTTCACTCGTCCTCGACCGCTTCGACCTCGCCGACGAATTCGACGCGGTGGTGAGCGCAGACGACATCGACGCGGCGAGCAAACCGGCGCCCGACGTCTACGAACACGCCGCCTCGGTGGTCGGCGAACCTACCGCCGACTGCGTCGCGGTCGAGGACTCGGAAAACGGCATCGAGGCGGCCGACCGCGCCGGAACGACCGTCGTCGCGTATCGGATCGACGCACACGGCGACCTCGAATACGAGCGGGCAGACGCCGTCGTCGACGATCCCGGGGAGCTTCGCGAGACGGTCTTCGAGTTATCGACGAGCGACGGTCGCTAA
- a CDS encoding DEAD/DEAH box helicase: protein MDVAEVLADSLETDFADAFAFDSFNRMQREVLPALLEREENVVASAPTASGKTALAELAICKTLDAGGTACFIAPLRALTNEKEADWDRFEALDYSVYVVTGERDLNPRRARRADILVMTPEKLDSATRKHDSHRYDFVTNIDCCVIDEVHLLDADRRGSVLEVTISRLRRLCEPRIVALSATMPNVEDVAAWLDAPEACTFDFGDEYRPVELHADVKTYTHGENAFADKYRRLYRALDLAEPHLREDGQALVFVASRQDTVQAAKKARDEIAERDVPMGARGEYDFHTEAKQLNNDTLRKSVLDGVAFHHAGLSKNDKDLVERWFKDGVIELLFSTSTLAWGVNLPARCVILRDTKYHDSLAGGEIDMSPLDVLQMLGRAGRPGYDDVGYGWVVCDSADADRYRRLLREGTEIESQLAESLDTHLNAEIAMGTVTSESDVFDWLETTYFYERGQSRPAKYGFADLETIVRDALCTLEDGGFVERTDGDGTRGAIEPTALGRLTSRYYLDLRTAEAFAECCAEAAEGSLDDATILETIATAGAFDSVTARQSERDAIDAILTGQTVSQRVETSGQRKVLAILRAETNGSAPAELRSDAWAITRNALRLLAALRAFLDRFASGHDANRASRLEARIENGVDAAAVGLTAIDGVGPGRASKLAGAGLTTPADVVDADASALVDAGLDEGVAERVRTAARSLPAVEIEWAGDFPDSIAAGENELQEVVVTNRGDAARAEIRATVNGVEMTSADTYLREEETVPIAIFGADADSLELSVSVAFPERPLVPVAETRSVDIV from the coding sequence ATGGACGTCGCCGAGGTTCTCGCCGACTCGCTGGAAACGGATTTCGCCGACGCGTTCGCCTTCGACTCGTTCAACCGGATGCAACGCGAGGTGCTCCCAGCGCTGTTAGAACGCGAGGAGAACGTGGTCGCGAGCGCACCGACCGCCTCGGGCAAGACCGCCCTGGCCGAACTCGCGATCTGTAAGACCTTAGACGCGGGCGGGACCGCCTGCTTCATCGCGCCGCTCCGGGCGCTGACGAACGAGAAGGAAGCCGACTGGGATCGGTTCGAAGCGCTCGACTACTCGGTCTACGTCGTCACCGGCGAGCGCGACCTGAACCCGCGCCGGGCCCGCCGGGCCGACATCCTCGTGATGACGCCCGAGAAGTTAGACTCGGCCACGCGAAAGCACGACTCACACCGGTACGACTTCGTCACAAACATCGACTGCTGCGTGATCGACGAGGTCCACCTGCTCGACGCGGACCGCCGCGGTTCCGTCCTCGAAGTGACGATTTCGCGGCTCCGCCGGCTCTGCGAGCCGCGGATCGTCGCCCTCTCGGCGACGATGCCGAACGTCGAGGACGTGGCCGCGTGGCTCGACGCGCCCGAGGCGTGTACGTTCGACTTCGGCGACGAGTACCGACCGGTCGAATTGCACGCGGACGTCAAGACCTACACCCACGGCGAGAACGCCTTCGCCGACAAGTACCGCCGGCTCTACCGCGCGCTCGACCTGGCCGAACCGCACCTCCGCGAGGACGGTCAGGCGCTCGTCTTCGTCGCCTCCCGCCAGGATACCGTTCAGGCCGCGAAGAAGGCCAGAGACGAGATCGCCGAGCGAGACGTTCCGATGGGCGCCCGCGGCGAGTACGACTTTCACACGGAGGCGAAACAGCTCAACAACGACACGTTGCGCAAATCGGTGCTCGACGGCGTCGCGTTCCACCACGCCGGCCTCTCGAAGAACGACAAGGACCTCGTCGAGCGGTGGTTCAAAGACGGAGTGATCGAACTGCTCTTCTCGACGTCGACGCTCGCCTGGGGCGTCAACCTGCCCGCCCGCTGCGTCATCCTTCGGGACACGAAGTACCACGACTCGCTCGCCGGCGGCGAGATCGACATGAGCCCGCTCGACGTGTTGCAGATGCTCGGCCGTGCGGGCCGACCCGGCTACGACGACGTCGGCTACGGCTGGGTCGTCTGCGATAGCGCCGACGCGGATCGCTACCGACGACTGCTTCGGGAAGGGACGGAGATCGAGTCACAGCTGGCCGAGAGCCTCGATACGCACTTAAACGCGGAGATCGCGATGGGGACCGTCACGAGCGAGTCCGACGTCTTCGACTGGCTCGAAACCACCTACTTCTACGAGCGCGGTCAGAGCCGGCCGGCGAAGTACGGCTTCGCCGATCTGGAGACGATCGTACGCGATGCGCTTTGCACCCTCGAAGACGGCGGATTCGTCGAACGAACGGACGGCGACGGGACGCGAGGTGCCATCGAACCGACCGCCCTCGGACGGCTCACCTCGCGGTACTACCTCGACTTACGGACCGCGGAGGCGTTCGCCGAGTGCTGTGCGGAGGCGGCCGAGGGCTCGCTCGACGACGCGACGATCCTCGAGACGATCGCCACCGCCGGCGCGTTCGACTCCGTCACGGCCCGCCAGTCCGAGCGGGATGCGATCGACGCGATACTGACGGGCCAGACGGTGAGCCAGCGGGTCGAAACCAGCGGACAGCGAAAGGTGCTCGCGATCCTTCGCGCCGAGACGAACGGGAGTGCCCCGGCCGAGTTGCGAAGCGACGCCTGGGCGATCACGCGAAACGCCCTCCGCCTGCTCGCGGCGCTCCGGGCGTTTCTCGATCGGTTCGCGAGCGGGCACGACGCGAACCGGGCGAGTCGACTCGAAGCGCGCATCGAAAACGGCGTCGACGCGGCGGCCGTCGGGCTGACGGCGATCGACGGGGTCGGCCCGGGCCGGGCAAGCAAACTCGCCGGGGCCGGACTCACGACGCCCGCGGACGTCGTCGACGCCGACGCGTCGGCGCTCGTCGACGCCGGCCTGGACGAGGGGGTGGCCGAACGCGTTCGAACGGCGGCCCGATCGCTCCCGGCCGTCGAAATCGAGTGGGCGGGCGACTTTCCCGACTCGATCGCCGCCGGGGAAAACGAGCTACAGGAGGTCGTCGTCACCAATCGCGGCGACGCCGCCCGTGCCGAAATTCGCGCGACGGTAAACGGCGTCGAGATGACGAGCGCCGACACCTACCTGCGCGAGGAGGAGACGGTGCCGATCGCCATCTTCGGTGCCGACGCGGACTCACTCGAGTTGTCCGTCAGCGTGGCGTTTCCGGAGCGCCCGCTCGTTCCGGTCGCAGAGACGCGATCGGTCGACATCGTCTGA
- a CDS encoding PH domain-containing protein: MSLTGDSTDWLHLAEGEDVLWSARPHPIELGTRFLVGLAFAVFGLVAAAWAWEGGYGLVGWLGIAIAAGGVASAGVSYAFWTNTRYVLTNEQLYAKRGVVSRDVTQLSLERVQNTTRRQSVAGRLLGYGDISVYTAGSGEPEVTFDRVPDPERASRVLSRQLGRANGPNRTSRV; this comes from the coding sequence GTGAGCCTGACTGGGGACTCGACCGACTGGCTACACCTCGCGGAGGGCGAGGACGTGCTATGGTCCGCCCGCCCGCACCCGATCGAACTCGGAACGCGCTTTCTCGTCGGACTGGCGTTCGCCGTGTTCGGCCTCGTCGCCGCCGCGTGGGCGTGGGAAGGCGGCTACGGACTCGTCGGCTGGCTCGGCATCGCGATCGCGGCGGGCGGCGTCGCGAGCGCCGGGGTATCCTACGCCTTCTGGACGAACACGCGATACGTCCTCACGAACGAGCAGCTCTACGCGAAGCGCGGCGTCGTCTCGCGAGACGTTACCCAGCTCTCGCTCGAACGCGTCCAGAACACGACCCGGCGCCAGTCGGTCGCGGGTCGACTCCTCGGCTACGGCGATATATCCGTCTACACCGCCGGCTCCGGCGAGCCCGAGGTGACGTTCGACCGCGTTCCTGATCCGGAGCGAGCGAGCCGCGTCCTCTCCCGACAGCTCGGTCGCGCGAACGGGCCGAACCGGACCAGCCGCGTCTGA
- the tnpA gene encoding IS200/IS605 family transposase codes for MPRGFDRERTNVHKLQYHFIWCPKYRKSVLEGEIRDRLEELIEEKADELGLEILELAIRPDHVHLFITGDPTLAPNKIMQQVKGYSSRHLRDEFDFGLPSLWTRSYFVSSAGDVSSEVIEEYIDAQAGE; via the coding sequence ATGCCTCGTGGGTTCGACAGGGAACGTACAAACGTCCACAAACTCCAGTACCACTTCATCTGGTGCCCGAAATACCGTAAATCAGTGCTTGAGGGTGAGATACGTGACCGTCTCGAAGAACTCATCGAGGAGAAAGCCGACGAGCTCGGCCTCGAAATTTTGGAGTTGGCGATTCGACCCGACCACGTACACCTGTTCATCACAGGCGACCCGACACTCGCCCCGAACAAGATAATGCAACAGGTCAAAGGCTACTCCTCGCGCCACCTCCGCGACGAGTTCGACTTCGGTCTTCCCTCGCTGTGGACGCGCTCGTACTTCGTCTCAAGTGCGGGCGACGTATCCAGCGAAGTCATTGAGGAGTATATCGACGCCCAAGCAGGTGAATAA
- the lipA gene encoding lipoyl synthase, which yields MSRARKPDWLKMRPPSGREFAGIRETLREHDLHTVCEEANCPNLGECWSGGDATGSSDGGTATFMLMGDKCSRACNFCDVQTGGMEALDPDEPANVASAIAEIGLDYVVLTSVDRDDLPDQGAGHFAETIREIKARHPGILVEVLIPDFQGEPDLVRKIIDADPDVIAHNVETVERLQFPVRDRRAGYEQSLGVLEQVDRESDIYTKTSIMLGHGEYDHEVYQTLADCRERGVDVVTLGQYLQPSRSHLDVTRYDHPDKYETWRRVAEAELGFLYCASGPMVRSSYKAGELFVDAILRDGKSVEEARAEARAL from the coding sequence ATGAGTCGCGCCCGGAAACCCGACTGGCTGAAGATGCGACCGCCTTCGGGTCGGGAGTTCGCGGGAATCCGCGAGACGCTGCGCGAGCACGACCTCCACACCGTCTGCGAAGAGGCAAATTGTCCGAATCTCGGAGAATGTTGGTCGGGCGGGGACGCCACAGGTTCCAGCGACGGCGGAACAGCGACGTTCATGCTGATGGGAGACAAGTGTTCGCGCGCGTGCAACTTCTGTGACGTCCAGACCGGCGGGATGGAGGCGCTCGATCCGGACGAGCCGGCGAACGTGGCGAGCGCGATCGCCGAGATCGGGCTGGATTACGTCGTGTTGACCTCGGTCGACCGCGACGACCTTCCCGACCAGGGTGCCGGCCACTTCGCCGAGACGATCCGCGAGATCAAAGCGCGCCATCCGGGAATCCTCGTCGAGGTGTTGATCCCGGACTTCCAGGGAGAGCCCGATCTCGTCCGGAAGATCATCGACGCCGACCCGGACGTCATCGCCCACAACGTCGAGACCGTCGAGCGTCTGCAGTTTCCCGTCCGGGACCGCCGGGCGGGCTACGAGCAGAGCCTCGGCGTCCTAGAGCAGGTCGACCGGGAGTCAGACATTTACACCAAGACGTCGATCATGCTCGGCCACGGCGAGTACGACCACGAGGTCTACCAGACGCTGGCCGACTGTCGCGAACGCGGCGTCGACGTTGTAACCCTCGGTCAGTACCTCCAGCCCTCGCGCAGCCACCTCGACGTTACACGGTACGACCATCCGGACAAGTACGAGACCTGGCGGCGAGTGGCCGAAGCGGAACTCGGCTTTCTGTACTGTGCGAGCGGGCCGATGGTGCGCTCGTCGTACAAAGCCGGCGAGCTGTTCGTCGACGCGATCTTGCGCGACGGCAAGTCGGTCGAGGAGGCCAGGGCGGAAGCACGTGCCTTGTAA